The following is a genomic window from Anopheles aquasalis chromosome 3, idAnoAquaMG_Q_19, whole genome shotgun sequence.
TCAGACCCTCAACACCATCTCGGCCGAGAAGAACTCGACCATCGTGTTCCCGCTGCCGATCGACATTCTGACGTACTTTATGAAATCGAAGGAAGCATTCGCGGCAAACACGTAAGCCGTTGCCggtcttctgcttcttctgctcttctccttcttcttctccttctccaccaccatttccTAAACACCTCCGATTGGCGGCCAGGCTTTTGTGGGATTTCAGATGGGCCAGTGGCGATGGACCTGACCGCTTCTGcgctgtttttttggtttggaaagACAACTCTCGTTTTACCTCCTTGCTTTCTTTCGTTACTTTGTATTCTTTTGTACACTTGTTTCAACACTTTTTAatgttgcttcttttctttgtgtGAACTTCTTCTTTATTCGTGCTTTAAGaccgtttgtttgaaatgttttatcGCTAAACAGGGGTAactttctcttgttttttttataccgaaaaaaaacaaacaaaacagaaaagcaaGAGAGTTCGACAGGCAGAGTGGACAACAGGAGTAAACAGCTTGTTACTACAAGTACAAAAAAGAGTACGTAGcacgcacagagagagagacaagggGAAGTCTCACACACAgtcacagagaaagagaaaaagaacgaGAAATATCGAGCTACAATTGCACAGAAAAAGACGATAAACGGTacagggagcagcagcagcagcggcagcaccaacaaccggAGAGCACGAGGTACCACTGTTTGTACTAAAAAGTGTTGAATTATGAGTGCGACGAACAATTCGCGAAACTATCGAAACGGCACAAAAAGCAATCGCCATTTTCCTCGCTGTCCCGGGGAGTGGAAaagcctctccctctctctctcgctttcctttcctttggcgCACTCGCTCGCATCGCTTTATTTATACAGCTATTTTTTATCGAATTAAGTGTTCTTCTACCACGAGCACCACGGCCAGTCTCCACGAggccttttgtgtgtttgagttGCCGAGCCGGTCCCAAACGAGACGACTGGGAAATTGGGAAATGCGCGAGCCGCCGGGTTTGTGATTTGAAAGCTTGTTAAAGTTTTTAATATAACTTTGTAAATTGTCACCACCACTCCGCTTTTGGGATTGGTATTCTACTTCATCCTCGCTTCCCCGGACACCGTCGGCATCGAGATGTCGATTGGCAGTGCAGTCTGGGTTGGTTTTCCCAGCTCCCGCTGGGGTGCTTTCCATGGGACCCAATCTCGTATGGGAATGAATCTCATTTCGGAGGGCTTAGCAGAACAGCCTACTGCTGTCGTCGCTATCTGACGCGGCAACTGCGACACTCCCTGGCGCACGAGAGGATCCCACAAAAGGGATCAACAATcgggatggtttgttttttgtttttttgttttagaaaaacgcttttttcgaattttaccccaaaaaatatacaaagagagagagaggaaggggagTGCTTTTCGGACTCTCCCAAGCCCAGGGACCGCGTGGTCTGTCGGTTGAAAATGGATGAATTTTTAAACGCTCGCTTCCTGTCCGGTGCGAGAGCTTGTTTGTCCACCCTTTCGGCCTGACCTGcaggaaatgaagaaaaggtACGGAAAAAGGGCCGAAAAAGGAAGGATTAAAAAGGGTCCAGGAGCCGTCGGTAGGCCGGTAGCCACCTGGGGATGAGTTGGGTTGTCGGGAAGGGTTTTGCAGAAACGGATGGGACCGGAAACGAAATTGTAATCAGCAGTGAACGAGAAAGGAACGGCCGTGcgggaatgatttatgataatttttatCTCTCACTCAGCGACTGGCCATCAAATGTGCGAATGGAGGTCCCTATTGCCGCAGCAGTaatttttcaccaaacaaTCGAGCCAGATGACAGGACGCACGGTTGATGAGGTTAGGACTGAGGATttaatttaaacgaaaaaaaaggcattttAAATACGAATCTTcttgtgtgactgtgtgtgcatgaaaaaggggaagaaaagagagagagagagagagagagagagagagagagagagagagagagagagagagagagaggaagagagagatttGTTCCTTATTCTTGTTGATAACAGTATCACTCGCCGCACCACAGTACGATGTAGAAAATCATATCATTCACCTGAACCGCAACACCGTCACTCCCCTCCCCTTGTATGTTACGTTAACCTAGAGTAATGGGCCTCAGAAAGCCGTCTTGGATTTGTGTTCGATCTCAACTTGGCTAACGGGTTGCCAGATGCTAGAGCTGCATTGCAACACTTTTTATTCTGTTTTTCAATTATGTTTTTAGTCGAAAGAGATTAAACGTTACCTCCTATGTCGATGTGCGATGTACCAGATGAAGTTTAATATTCTTTAACGATAAAACTAAAGCTAAAGACGGCCACCCAATGGCACAGACACTCGCACACAATCACAACAGCGAAAAACGTCGAGTATCGATTTTCATCGCCATGATCCTTTACATTCCGACAATGTCCGTGGCACATCGGGATGTGGGATTCACCTAGATCATAGCACACTGCGACTCTTCTGTAAACGacgatgtgtatgtgtgtttgtgcgcgtgtgtacaTGCAAATACTGACcaataaatcaaaaaggaaacaaaactCGTTGAAAGTGATATAAGCTTTAAggagaatggaaaacacaaactaccacaggcaggcaggcaggcagacagacagagagagcttGGAAACAGGAAGTCCACTGAAGCTGAGCTAGAAATCCACTGTGACAGCTCGATGACAGCATGGTAGGGCTTTTCGGTAGACATTGCAGCAGGCCAAGCGACACGCTGGATGCTAAGACTGCATGGTTCTCTGGCTCTGTATCTCTTTTTATCTGTACAGGTATGGATTGGCTTAGAACTAGTTTGTAAAATTCACCCAAAACACCCACACAacacggcacacatacacaaatcATCCAGACGGAGTTCGGGAGTTTGTCTTTCTTATTTCATCTCCATCCTTAAAGCATCCTAGAATAAAACGATTTAAcgagaacgcgcgcgcacgccgtACAACGCAAAGGGAACTTTCGACAACTTGTTTACTACTTCAACCGACAGTTTATAGGACGAGCAAGAACGGTGGAGCgttagaaaatggaaaacaaaaacccacaaacccaaaaaaaatgagaaaaagatACAAGCATGTTAAATGCTCCCTTTATCTATCAGTGTTGTCAAGTATTTGCCGTATTAAACGAACCAAAGACAAACTCTATTTAGTATATACatagtatatatatatatacatagaTTATATATTGACATTGAAAACTGACAAATTCGTTTTGCGAGATGCCGAGACGAGGGTAAGCACACATTAAAATGATAGTATAACGAGTCATACCGTTTATCATGTTAGTTATTTAATTATTGTACTGTTAACGGGTGCCCCGTGTGTGCCGCCCAAGGATGCACACGCACATTCACCAAACCAGAATCTAAAAATCAGATAAAGAAATCAGAGCGCCAGAATTAGTGGGAAGACGAACAACGGCGGCACCAGAAGGTTAGAGAAGAATTTATAGgatagcgatgatgatgatgatgatgctggcgttGTTTTTTAAATAGACTCATTTTTATGAATCGCTCGTCGAAACGTTGTCGATGTTCTACTACCGATACCGATACCTTTTCTACCTACTCGCTGTGTTCAACGACAGCTTCAACTCAACACACTCTGTCCAAGATGTCTCTTCTTCGCTGCCATTCtatcgttctcgctctctctatctcactatctctctctctttatctctcgatctgtctctctctctctctctctctctctctctctgtctgagCCATTGTTTCACTCGAGCGTGTCAAAGCATTGAGGTTTTTGACTTTCGAGCGTTCGTTTTACACTCTAGCCGAGGCGAAAGATGGAATTTACTCTATAAGACCGcctacagacagacagagctcagtctgaaaaagaaaaccatttaAAACCGATTCCCGACTGCCCTTGCGGATCGAGCGAATTCAGCGAAGCTGACCCATAGTTAAGCGATAATtagacacaaacaaaaaaatcgtcggTAGTGGAATAGGGAATCGAGGGAGGAATCGCGCAGTTCGCGCAGTGCGCGGTTTTAAGTGTTCACCACCAAGCGTTTCTCATCTCACCAATCTCATGTCGTCAGGACTCATGTATAGGGCATATGGAGAGGTTTGATAACAATAGAGAACCTATCTTTAGATTCACTAATGCGCTGTGCTTCGACACCCCGACAGTCACCTGGAACGGGCTGgaggccagtagcagcaccttGGGTTTTACTCACACGTTTCATTCGCTGCATTTCGTTGTgtgatggtcgatggtttGGGGTTTAATACGGtgccggaaacggaaaagaggTCAagcaaatcaaacgaaaaacaaaaagtataAAATAAATTCTTGAAAGCAGTTACAAGAAAGGGGAAGATGTAATGGAAAGAAGGAGCGAAGggttgaaaagcaaaaatctaaaacaaacaaataagcaAAAAGAGGAGGTAAAGAAAGTTATATGAATTCAAAAGTGGTTACGAAAGGTATATGGAAAGTTCGAATTATAATGCCGTTATCAAAATgtttcacaaacacacacccacacagtCACACACGGTACACACAAACATTTAGTACTCATCCTCGGAGGAGCAAAAAACAATAAGAAAAGCATCATCAAGACAAGAAGAATAATCGAGCGAAGTTGCTCAtggagaaaaggagaagagaagacggGGAGGcaagaaacaaagcaaacaaaccaatcatcTCACATTTAATAACTTTATGAATTGTgacaaaatcaaaagaaagtaaataaaaCCGATTCATAAGAAATATTTCTTTTACAGAAAGGTGCgcttttgattgattattgTTTGAGGAAAAACATTCGAAAAACGGTTGACCATTGGTGCATACAGGAGTCTGAAACTAATAGTAGTAATAGCCTGTTTTTTCTCCCCAAATTGATCGCTGTGCCGGGAACACGAAATTATACAGCTCCGTTCCCAAAATCCGATTACGGAGGCGCCAGGTTACCGGTAAAAACCCCCTGGGGTTTTTAGACATTTTTAggggtttttaatagaaatttaaaaagcGGATGCGAAATAATTTTGCGTGCCGCGAGTTTAAGAACCTTGAGTGAATAGATGCAAATAGAAAAGTCACGACAAAACATGAGAGCTCAATACCGAACGCGAATTAACGTGCATCATATCACAAACCAGTGGCTTCGGTTGAATGTTTATTGTTCCATTTCAGCTTCTAATTGTTTCATTAACCCTCCCATTGCTAAAAACATTAACAGTAAAACAATCGCAAACAAACTGCTCAACGCATCAACTCCCTTACGCTACTTCATGAGCAACAACACCCTGCGCAACATTTACTCCCCTCCCCACGCTAGTTACTGTGACACGGTTGCTGTACGTAATCGATGCAAAACCCACGGTTGTCCACATCGGTCGGTGCCTCGATCGAGTCCGTATGGAACGCCAACCGGAACGGCCGTATCGTGGTCACGACCGTTCGCTCAACCGAACTCACCTCCGCATTGAACGTTCCCCCACAGATCTTATCCTCGCACGTACTGGCCATCGGTAACCGATCCGCGACCTTAGCGCACGGTACCATAAGCCAATCATTCGTGCACGAATTCGGTGTACCCTGGCTcccaccaccgaccatcgcCTGCACGATACTGTTCGAGTTGCCGGACAACGTGAAAGTGCGCGATCGATTCGCGGTCGATCCCGCAGGACATGCCGTGTACTGGATGCTACAGAAGTTACGCTCCGTCCGGATGCAGATACTGTAGTCCTGGTTCGACAGCTGGCGTCCGTTGACCGGATCAAAGTTGAAACTCCGCACTCGGCCACTCACTCCGGTGTGGTACTGGAGGCACCCTTGATCCGCTTTCGCGATCGCACCGCAAGGGATCTGCGAGATGCGAATGCGCCACGAACGCGGATAACTTGGACCACTGGTGATGACGGTCAGGATGATTGGATTGCCTTGGCCCATCCCTGCGTCGATGTACACTTTGATGGGAAAATtttaagagaaaaaaaaacggaagttAAATAGAACTGGATTGTGAAGAATTAATGGAGCCCTTACTGTGTTCTCCGGTGGCACTGCCACAGATCGTGGGCGCTGGACTTCCACCGGACACCAGGAACTGATCAGAGTTACAAATATGGTTCACAATTTCCGGTCCGTTGAGCGAGAAGTGATCAAAGTCTAGCCGGATCTGGCAGATATCGGGATGCATCTTCAGGATGGTTAGCTGGCAACTGCCCGTCCCATCCGTACTGTCCGGATGGTTGGGATTGACAAAGTACGTTCCGTTTTCGCGTACCACTCCACCACACGACGCCATAACTGGGGAGAGAGTGAAACATCGGACATCAACTTCATGAGGTAACCAACGGATTCGTGGTCACTCACAGATGCAGCACGTTCCGTATCCACCGGCACACGGTCCGGCCGGGAGTCCGCCACGTAGTACGCACTCGTTGTTGGGCTGACAGGAACCGTACTCACCGGAGGCGGCCGAACAGAGCCCCTGGCCCCACTGGTACACGGTAAAGATCGGCAGAACTGCGAagaattgaagaagaaaaggtaAGAGGGAAGAACAGTCTGTCCGTGAGCTTTATTTCACTCAATCACTGCCTCACGTCATCGTTGAAGGTCGTTAAtggggtgtgtttgtgattcTGTGCTTGAGTTCCCTGGTGGTTCGTTGGTCCCGTATGCTTTCTCTTCAACACCATTGACGTcatggagctgctggtgcgttcTGGGGTACAAACCGTTCGCTCATAACCGAGCGCTGAACTGGAGAGATGAAAATTCGTCGATAAAATGGCACGGAATGCGTTTAGGGCCGGATGCTGAGGTCAGAAGGGGCTACAGAGGTATTGACTAATGATAGAGCGTTGGAATTGACGGAACCGAAGCAGAAGTGTGCCACCACCTCTAATACAGTCGTTGACCTGGATTTCtgattttaattgcatttttggaAAGCCAATTATGATTTCGGGGCTTGGGATTCGTCTGTTGCGAAGTGGAACCAATGTTTCCTCTTTTGGGCTGGTgtgttgatggttttgtttgtttgtaatgcATATTCATCGGGGTCTATTCAGGAGTCGATCGAGCAGAGCTCATTAAGTGGAATGCCATTTCTGATTTGTGGTTTATGTTGGTCGCGCACTCGGTTATTTGCTAAAAATTGTTATGCGaattcatgtttttttataaattaaaatacCTCAATTTGTAGCTAGAAAAATCAGCATAGATTATACTTCTGTAGCCCTCACTTAATTGCGGTAATTATTTCCAAAACATTAATTAGATAGAATTGGATTACTACTAATATTTTGTTGAAGTGGTTAAGGATTTACTTTCAACAATACTATAATTATGAAATTGTGAACGCGAATAACCTATTTCTATTCACAGTAAAGgggatgttatgctgctgcaaaaggaATGTCAAATAAATGTAGTGGAACATGTCAATACAGCATGCTTGCCATACTTCGAATGAAGGAGGATTATCACGATCTTATCTTCTGAGCTAAGTTATTCAATCAAGTCAATATTCCGAATAGTAGCGATCCATGATTCGTTATAGGGCTTAAAGCTCTTAATCACAGTAGCCCTAGGTCATTGCAGCCTCTGCTTTTGATTAAGagattcattcatttttcattgcgAGCAGTTTCACCTTGGCAAAAGATCGACATTGAAACAACAGCTAGGTTAGCACTGAAAATTTCAACCATAGTATTCAGTATTTCATGAAATATGAGCTAAGCAGTTAGCTAATCTGAATTGACATTAAAAGTTATAATACCAAAAGTAAGCTTTCCTTTTCGAAATCAACATCCTTAGTATgagaaaacaattttaaagctACTTGCAATCGATAAACCTATACTTTCAATGCATACCGAATGGTTCGGTTATTCAAATATTGTTTTCAAATACTCTGCCCACCCACAAAGCAGCGTCCTAGAGGAGGAGGTTACCTTCTCGGTACCAGATCGGTCCTGTGCTTTCTGGCCTTATAAAATAGGAATCTGTGGTATTTGGCCTTGCCACGGCCATGCCGACTGtatgttttattcaattacGCACCAGCTTCAAGCTACCCTCTCGTATGGCATCACTCTGGCCTTACCAGCATTCGTCTAAGCTCTAAACGGtggcagccaccaccatcacggctCCACTGATCCTCCATAATTCTCCTGACGGGCGTGGTACGCGGTTCGCTGTGAGCGAAGAAATGAACTTTTTAATATTCAAAACGGTTCTCCGCACACACCAGGGACCAAAATCGTGGCACGGATTTTTGGAGGcttttttcaatatttatctCCCGTAGAAGCGCAGAGCCGCTCGGTGATGACGTAGTCCCTACTGTGCGAATGCTGCGCCGCCAAAAAGCTCCCATCAAATCcccgagcaacagcaaacggctGAAGATTTGGTCGTTTTAAAGCTTCTTCCAgtgctggcgttgctgctgccactgaagTGAACTGGCTGCAAAACTGTACGAAGCAATAGCCGGTCCGGTACGATACAGGCGGGCGACTAGTGGCATGTCtggttaattaaatttgcagGAATCTTCTGCCGGCAGTAGCGTGGCCGTGCTGGCAGAAAACATAAGTCCAACAAGCTACGGACAGTCACAGAACCCATCATGGGCAGCAGTTACTATCTCTCTGCGCTGGCGAAGACCAGACTGGCCAGACGCAAGTCTCGATCCTGGTGAACGTGTGCCGTAGAACCGCTCGGTGAAGAGGACACACGGCACAAGTTATGAATATTAAGCGTCAAGTGTCTTTAGCTAACTCACTCACGCTCCCGGCACGGCATACTAGATAGACGGTAACCGGTGCTTGCTGCCGCTCCTCGATGGTTGCGATTGagttcgattcgttcgttggAGGGAACTGGAACACAACTGCATGAAGTGAAAGCGGATAAGAGAACGGAGAGAGCGCAGTAGGATGAAGCGACCAGCAGACTGGCGTCGATCAAGACGTGTTTGCAATACGGacagagtgttttttttgggcggggAAGTTACAGGATGAAGGACGAACCAACCATCGTCCTTTGGAGGATGCGAGTACCAGCTCTACGAGTAGGCTTTACTCTTGATTACATCGGGACGGGTTATCATGAGCCCAGCGCTCGCTTTGGGATAGAGTCATTCGGATCGAACTAGTGCCAGTGCGGTCTAAAGCACCGACtaacgtgtttttgtgtgtcaaGTGACGCCGGGGAGGGGGTTTAACGTTTAGCGTCCAAGAGCACTTTCCGATCCATCCGATCCATCCCTGATGTAAGCAGAAGCGTTTGCTTTCTGACACATCTTGCAGAAGGATGGCCGAGTGGACAGGACGCTGGTGTCTGCATTAATCATACTTGActtcttcgtttgtttatcAGTCTTCTGGAGTTTCCGGAGTCTGAAACTAGGGCGATGAAGActtactggtggtggttcacttcatgttCACTCTTTAAGCAGCAGTTCAAGTTTATGCTGAAGATACCCATTATTCAGCAAGCATAAGTTCAACATAAGAGAATATTCCATAGGATTATTACACTTTAGGAGTAATTTCGtagaaaatcgatttcttctCAGATCTTTCACTTCCACAATCCGCCATTCAGCCTTGCATTCGacatccttccttctccaAAAAACATACTCTTTTCAACTGGACGATGATGGAGGAATAGTGAACAGAGAAAGGCGTTGACAAGGATATCATACACTTGGCCtcattttattaaaaactagAAATCACACGACTTCGAGCCATGCCGGCCAATCGTTCAACTTCATCGAAAACCGTTTTTCGGTGTCCGAACACTTCAAAACGTAGTCCATCCATCGAATCTTGATCGTCCCCCAGGGGATGCAGATGGTGGTGTTAGTGTTGGTGAAAGGGAAGCACATAAATCACttttaaacgaaacgaaagcaaaaggacAAGATTTATGATCTTACAGCGTGTATCCCGTCGGCTCGTTATCTGCCGGCCGGACGCCAAGGACCGCTGTTGATAGTGCTGCAGCTCACTCTCGGGCACGTTTGCTGCTACGTACACACCACTGCTGCgcatcaccactaccacaacaACGAGCATCATCTCGACGGACAGCCAGTGCTTCCTTCGATTGCAGGTCGGTTGCAACCGGAAGCCAATGGCGTCGGTGTTGGAGTGTCGCACCCGTATCGATGACATCGTTGCTGTCTTGGGCACACTGAGGGGATTGTTTTCTTAAAAGCACGGCACAGCCAACACGGAACACACCCACCTACACGGGAGGATCACTTTAAATGGATTCTTTTTCGCAGATAAACGATCCAAGTCACACATGAGCTGCCATTTTGTgctgctttcttcttttcttctgttgaCAAATGTTCTCTTCGCACTCCACTGCTGTTTGGTTGTGTCTTGACACCACGAACGATTGCACGCGAATCCAGAGCAGTGACGATGGGACagatttatttataatttctCCAACTCGGTCTCTAAAAGGGGGGAAGGTAGCATGCTGGTGCTTCCGTTACGGTCACGCTAGAGGTACGCCGCGGTGGATGATGTGTTTGAGTAAACTGTAACTGAGCATTGTCGATCGAAATCACGGAACCAGTCGGTCCCGAGACGAAAGAGGTGCTCTATTGTGCATGTAGTGTGTTGGTTACAATGTTAGAGGTTTTAATAAATAGAGTGGAGTTAAATATctcgaaaaacaaatgacttTCAGTCAGCACAatacaataaacaaaacataaacaaattgCATAACATTAATTTTTTATTAGCGAACTGTATATCAAATAGATGCGCTATGCATCTCCGTTATGGAATAATTGTGCATTATCTCACAATGAGAAACTTcagattaaattaaaataaatgtcGACAAATTATTTAAGCACTGAGCGGGCACTTTTACTTAGCA
Proteins encoded in this region:
- the LOC126576829 gene encoding uncharacterized protein LOC126576829 — encoded protein: MSSIRVRHSNTDAIGFRLQPTCNRRKHWLSVEMMLVVVVVVMRSSGVYVAANVPESELQHYQQRSLASGRQITSRRDTRFLPIFTVYQWGQGLCSAASGEYGSCQPNNECVLRGGLPAGPCAGGYGTCCIFMASCGGVVRENGTYFVNPNHPDSTDGTGSCQLTILKMHPDICQIRLDFDHFSLNGPEIVNHICNSDQFLVSGGSPAPTICGSATGEHMYIDAGMGQGNPIILTVITSGPSYPRSWRIRISQIPCGAIAKADQGCLQYHTGVSGRVRSFNFDPVNGRQLSNQDYSICIRTERNFCSIQYTACPAGSTANRSRTFTLSGNSNSIVQAMVGGGSQGTPNSCTNDWLMVPCAKVADRLPMASTCEDKICGGTFNAEVSSVERTVVTTIRPFRLAFHTDSIEAPTDVDNRGFCIDYVQQPCHSN